The Pirellulales bacterium genome contains a region encoding:
- a CDS encoding cation acetate symporter yields MIYEPSLAAIVVFAIFVGITLGLSFYFAAKTRSSQSYFAAGGNIHWFINGVAFAGDYLSAASFLGICGMIAFYGYDGFLYSIGYLAGWIVALFVIAAPVKRLGRYTFADALDARFNSRGIKLAAAVSTLAVSVFYLIPQMVGAGVLITPLLGLPHWAGVVIVGTVVVLIVGTAGMVSTTYVQFLKGSLLVIFSAVLTVLILNRGLEVAPRFRDAEAGRDPLTETQTVTVTADGTRIVNGKPQGRGPGEGDLWPVGEVSRLPDGKLKTGPLGPLQFLSTLERSEVVLWKSTTTRNEDGGTTTVFSQKPTPGSDVLKPGNSPTFAGVRSDYFFDKLNFLSLMLALFCGTASLPHILIRYYTVKDEAAARKSTVVGIGTIGFFYVLTLFLGLGAMTSGAIDVTNSNMAAPLLARSFGELLFATISAIAFTTVLGTVSGLIVAASGAVAHDLAGELLRVKLTDHEKVRLAKLTAVAVGAIAIVLGILFERMNVNFLVGWAFSVAASANLPSLVMLLFWKGTTKQGITVAIVVGMLSSLAWILASGDTYRDIYGLDPATALVPFSQPGIVTIPLGFVVLVVVSLATKTR; encoded by the coding sequence ATGATCTACGAGCCTTCGCTGGCCGCGATCGTGGTCTTCGCCATCTTCGTCGGCATCACCCTGGGGCTGAGTTTTTATTTTGCCGCCAAAACGCGCTCGTCGCAGAGTTACTTCGCTGCTGGCGGGAATATCCACTGGTTCATCAACGGAGTGGCCTTCGCTGGCGATTACCTTTCCGCCGCGTCGTTTCTCGGCATCTGCGGCATGATCGCCTTTTATGGTTACGACGGGTTTCTCTACTCGATCGGCTACCTGGCGGGCTGGATCGTGGCGCTCTTTGTCATCGCCGCGCCGGTGAAGCGCCTGGGGCGATACACCTTCGCCGACGCGCTCGATGCGCGCTTCAACTCGCGCGGCATCAAGCTGGCCGCCGCCGTGAGCACGCTGGCCGTGAGCGTCTTCTATCTGATTCCGCAGATGGTCGGCGCCGGCGTCCTCATCACGCCGCTGTTGGGGCTGCCCCACTGGGCCGGCGTGGTGATCGTCGGCACGGTCGTCGTGCTGATCGTCGGCACGGCTGGCATGGTCTCGACCACGTACGTGCAGTTTCTGAAGGGCTCGCTCCTGGTGATCTTTAGCGCGGTGCTCACCGTCCTGATTCTGAATCGAGGGTTGGAGGTCGCCCCACGTTTCCGCGACGCTGAGGCAGGACGCGATCCCCTGACAGAAACGCAAACCGTGACCGTCACGGCCGACGGCACGCGGATCGTCAACGGCAAACCGCAGGGGAGAGGGCCAGGCGAAGGGGATCTCTGGCCGGTCGGCGAAGTGAGCCGCCTGCCTGATGGCAAGCTGAAGACGGGCCCGCTCGGGCCATTGCAGTTTCTCAGCACGCTCGAGCGGAGCGAGGTCGTGCTGTGGAAATCGACCACCACCCGCAACGAGGATGGCGGCACGACGACGGTCTTCTCGCAGAAGCCCACCCCGGGGAGCGACGTGCTCAAGCCGGGCAACAGCCCCACGTTCGCCGGCGTGCGCAGCGATTACTTCTTCGACAAGCTGAACTTTCTCTCGCTGATGCTGGCCCTGTTCTGCGGCACGGCGTCGCTGCCGCACATTCTGATCCGCTATTACACGGTCAAGGACGAGGCCGCGGCGCGCAAGAGCACCGTGGTGGGCATCGGCACGATCGGATTTTTCTACGTGCTGACCCTCTTCCTGGGACTCGGCGCCATGACGAGCGGCGCCATCGACGTGACGAACAGCAACATGGCGGCGCCGCTCTTGGCCCGCAGCTTCGGCGAATTGCTCTTCGCCACGATCTCGGCCATTGCCTTCACCACGGTGCTGGGCACGGTGAGCGGCCTGATCGTGGCGGCCAGCGGCGCCGTGGCGCACGACCTGGCGGGCGAGCTGCTACGCGTGAAGCTCACCGATCACGAAAAGGTGCGCCTGGCCAAGCTCACGGCCGTGGCCGTGGGGGCCATCGCCATCGTGCTGGGCATTCTGTTCGAGCGGATGAACGTGAACTTCCTGGTGGGCTGGGCCTTCAGCGTGGCCGCCTCGGCCAACCTGCCCTCGCTCGTGATGCTCCTCTTCTGGAAAGGGACGACGAAGCAAGGCATCACGGTCGCGATCGTGGTGGGCATGCTCTCGTCGCTGGCCTGGATCCTGGCCAGCGGCGACACCTACCGAGACATCTACGGTCTCGACCCAGCCACGGCCCTCGTGCCGTTCAGCCAGCCCGGCATCGTGACGATTCCGCTGGGGTTCGTGGTGCTGGTGGTGGTGTCACTGGCGACAAAAACTCGGTAG
- a CDS encoding DUF485 domain-containing protein, giving the protein MGGFDHRPASSEEDRSRLEPTRHSRAGLVLFAIYLFFYASFVLANAFAPTLMARTPWAGINLAVLSGLALIVMAFVLAVLYDWICRLGPARDDSREAGR; this is encoded by the coding sequence ATGGGCGGGTTCGACCACAGGCCAGCGTCGAGCGAGGAGGATCGCTCGCGGCTCGAGCCGACGCGGCATTCGCGCGCGGGGCTCGTGCTGTTTGCCATCTACCTGTTCTTCTATGCCAGCTTCGTGCTGGCGAACGCCTTTGCTCCCACGCTCATGGCACGCACGCCTTGGGCCGGCATCAACCTGGCCGTCCTCAGCGGCCTGGCCTTGATCGTCATGGCCTTCGTCCTGGCGGTACTCTACGACTGGATCTGCCGACTCGGTCCCGCACGCGACGATTCGCGCGAGGCCGGACGATGA
- a CDS encoding phosphoadenylyl-sulfate reductase, producing the protein MPPASLTTADFMLTNAQTVPLPAAAPPAAEPTNGKPSDSGALKDGAPKVRVASEELLAQLKEYSRQLENAQPREIIEWAAENYFPRLGMATAFGPEGCVIIHYLAEVQPKTYVFNLDTGYQFKETLELRDRIAKRYGIEVELRSAPTTVAEYEAQNGGPVYKTDPNRCCFDRKVKVLRESVGGLDAWMSGIRRDQSTDRAAADIVGWDKKFGLVKISPLANWTKKDVWKLITDHDIPYNPLHDQGYTSIGCWPCTRAVMFGEDERAGRWSGTAKTECGLHSVDEKE; encoded by the coding sequence ATGCCCCCAGCCAGTCTGACGACTGCGGATTTCATGCTCACGAATGCTCAAACGGTGCCGCTTCCCGCAGCGGCCCCCCCAGCGGCCGAGCCGACCAACGGCAAGCCCAGCGACAGTGGTGCCCTCAAAGACGGCGCTCCCAAGGTTCGCGTGGCGAGCGAGGAATTGCTCGCGCAATTGAAGGAGTACAGTCGTCAGCTCGAAAATGCTCAACCTCGCGAGATCATCGAGTGGGCCGCGGAGAATTACTTCCCTCGCCTGGGCATGGCCACTGCCTTCGGTCCGGAAGGCTGCGTGATCATTCACTACCTGGCCGAGGTCCAGCCGAAGACCTACGTCTTCAATCTCGACACCGGCTACCAGTTCAAGGAAACCCTCGAGCTGCGCGACCGCATCGCCAAGCGGTACGGCATCGAAGTCGAGCTGCGCAGCGCCCCGACCACCGTGGCCGAGTACGAAGCTCAAAATGGTGGCCCCGTTTATAAAACCGATCCGAACAGGTGCTGTTTCGATCGCAAGGTGAAGGTCCTGCGCGAGTCGGTGGGGGGACTCGATGCCTGGATGAGCGGCATTCGCCGCGACCAGAGCACGGATCGCGCCGCGGCCGACATCGTGGGCTGGGACAAGAAGTTTGGTCTCGTGAAGATCAGCCCCTTGGCCAATTGGACCAAGAAAGACGTTTGGAAGCTGATCACCGACCACGACATCCCGTACAATCCACTGCACGACCAGGGCTACACGAGCATCGGTTGCTGGCCCTGCACGCGGGCAGTGATGTTTGGCGAAGACGAGCGTGCCGGTCGTTGGAGCGGCACGGCGAAGACCGAGTGCGGCCTGCACTCGGTCGACGAGAAAGAATAA
- a CDS encoding Rrf2 family transcriptional regulator: MRVSAKTEYACIAMLELAARYGSGEPVRIRDIAEEHDIPSRFLVQILLQLKGAGFVASTRGAAGGYQLLVPPDQISLRDVMVVIEGPPEAALTSSAAPTSSAAKTLLHVWREVTAVEQQMLGEITFAELVTRAKRETDMYYI; encoded by the coding sequence GTGCGAGTCTCTGCCAAGACGGAATACGCCTGCATTGCCATGCTCGAGTTGGCCGCCCGGTACGGCTCGGGGGAGCCGGTGCGCATTCGCGACATCGCCGAAGAGCACGACATTCCGTCGCGCTTTCTCGTGCAGATTCTGTTGCAGCTTAAAGGGGCGGGCTTCGTGGCCAGCACGCGGGGGGCCGCGGGGGGCTATCAATTGCTCGTGCCGCCCGATCAGATCTCGCTGCGCGACGTGATGGTCGTGATCGAGGGTCCGCCCGAGGCGGCGCTGACCAGCAGCGCCGCCCCCACCTCATCGGCGGCCAAGACGCTCTTGCACGTGTGGCGCGAAGTCACCGCCGTCGAGCAGCAGATGCTGGGTGAAATCACCTTTGCCGAGTTGGTTACTCGCGCCAAACGCGAGACCGACATGTACTATATCTAG
- the pelA gene encoding pectate lyase: MKRHVAPWIFLALLLATSRLHAADTIAWKACLSQSPMWYGSAEAIRIADNVLAYQRACGGWPKNLDMAAPLDDATRAELRATRDERGTIDNGATYTQLRYLARVAKATGEARFREGVLSGIDFLLAAQYPSGGWPQVSPNPAGYSRNITFNDNAMTGALQLLRDVSLGEANFDWIDDERRIDAGKAVERGIECILQCQIVVDGRPTVWCAQHDPASFAPAGARSYELPSFSGSESVGIVRFLMQIDEPGPAIVASIEGAVDWFERAKLTGLRIDRREDPSLPRGWDKIVVEDPQGPPIWARFYDLKTNRPFFCSRDGVPREHLAEIEYERRTGYAWYGDSPAALLSRDYPRWQARWNQRP, encoded by the coding sequence ATGAAACGCCATGTCGCCCCCTGGATATTTCTCGCGCTGTTGCTCGCCACGTCGCGGTTGCATGCGGCCGACACGATCGCGTGGAAGGCCTGTCTCTCGCAATCGCCTATGTGGTACGGATCGGCCGAGGCCATTCGCATTGCCGACAACGTGCTCGCATACCAGCGTGCCTGCGGCGGGTGGCCGAAGAATCTCGACATGGCAGCGCCCCTCGACGACGCGACCCGCGCCGAACTACGCGCTACGCGCGACGAGCGCGGCACGATCGACAACGGCGCCACCTATACGCAGCTCCGTTACCTGGCGCGCGTGGCCAAAGCGACCGGTGAAGCGCGCTTTCGCGAGGGCGTGCTGTCGGGCATCGACTTCCTGCTCGCCGCCCAATATCCCTCGGGGGGCTGGCCACAGGTATCGCCGAACCCCGCAGGGTACTCACGGAACATCACCTTCAACGACAACGCGATGACCGGCGCGCTGCAACTGCTGCGCGACGTATCGCTGGGCGAGGCGAATTTCGACTGGATCGACGACGAGCGCCGCATCGATGCCGGCAAGGCCGTCGAACGCGGCATCGAGTGCATCTTGCAGTGCCAGATTGTCGTCGACGGCCGGCCGACGGTCTGGTGCGCGCAACACGATCCGGCCAGCTTCGCTCCCGCCGGGGCGCGGAGCTATGAGCTCCCCTCGTTCAGCGGTTCGGAGAGTGTCGGCATCGTGCGTTTCCTGATGCAGATCGACGAGCCGGGCCCGGCGATCGTCGCCTCGATCGAAGGCGCGGTCGACTGGTTCGAACGGGCGAAGCTCACCGGCCTTCGCATCGATCGACGCGAGGATCCCAGCCTGCCAAGAGGTTGGGATAAGATCGTCGTCGAGGATCCGCAGGGGCCGCCCATCTGGGCACGGTTCTACGACTTGAAGACGAATCGCCCCTTCTTCTGCAGTCGCGACGGCGTGCCGCGCGAGCACCTGGCCGAGATCGAATACGAGCGGCGCACCGGCTACGCCTGGTACGGTGATTCTCCGGCGGCTCTGCTCTCGCGCGATTATCCGCGCTGGCAGGCTCGCTGGAATCAACGGCCCTGA